The following nucleotide sequence is from Thermus thermamylovorans.
CGAGGAAGCCCGAGCTGGTCTACACCAACCAGGGCGTGGCGATCTGGAAGACCTCAGTGGCCGTGCAGGGGCGGCGGAAGGAGGACGAGGCGGTCTTCCTCGAGGTCCTGGCCTTGGGCGGCCTCGCCGAGGCCCTGGCGGAGATGGACCCGCCCAAGGGGACTTACGCCCACCTGGAGGGCAGGCTCCAAACGGAGACCTACGAGGGAAAGGACGGGAAGAAGACCCGGCTCACCCTGGTCCTGGACGACTTCGCCCTTCTGGTGCGGCCCAAGAAGGCAGAAGGGGCGGAGGGAACGCCGAGCGAGGACCTGTTCTAGAGGGCAGGGGGGCGGCGGAGAGCGAGGTGTGGGGGTTTGAGGAGCTACCGTTCTGAGGCCCCTTTAGTGCCCGGGGGAGGGTTCCCTTCCCCCGGGCCTTGCTTGGGGTAGCCTGCCCTCAGCTCTCGCAGGCTTGGCAGGAGAGGAGGAGGTCCCGGCTGTAGGCCTGGGCCACGCTCTGGCTGAACTGGTAATAGAGGGCCTTGAGGCCCGAGCGCCAAGCGTGGAGGACCAGGGCGTTCACGTCCTTGGGCGGGGCCTCCGGGTGGATCACAAGGTTCAGGGACTGCCCCTGGTCAATGTGCTTCTGCCTCGAGGCCGCCAGGTTCACCAGGGTCATCTGCGAGACTTCGGCGAAGGTCTTGAACACCGCCTTTTCCTCATCGGTGAGGAAGTCCAGGTGCTGCACGGAACCGTTGTGCTCCAGGATGCTCCGCCAGACTTTTTCCTCGTCCTTGCCCTTTTCCCTCAGCACCTCCTCCAGGAAGGGGTTCTTGAAGGGGACGCGAGCTTTCTGTAGGTCCTTCAGGTAGTAGTTGCTGGTGTAGGGCTCTATGGAGGGAGAGACCTGGCCCAGGATGAAGGCGCTGGACTTGGTGGGAGCGATGGCGAGGAGGGTGGCGTTGCGCCTTTCCTTAAGCTCCCCCACCCCGGCGAGCTCGTCCTCGGGGTGCCGCTTCCTCAGCCACCTCGAGGCCTCCTCGGCCCGCTCCCGTATGGTCTTGAAGATCTCGGCGTTCCTACGGAAGGCCTCGGGGCTTTCCAGGGGGATTCTTTGGGACTGGAGGTAGCTGTGCCAGCCCAGGACCCCGAGGCCGATGGCCCGGTAGCGCTTGGCGAAGCGCACCGCCCGCTCCATGTAGGGGATGCCCTCCGCCTTCTCAATGAAGTCGTCCAGCACGGAGTCCAGGAAAATGACCAGGGTCTCCACCGCGTCCGTGTCCTTCCACTCCTCGTAGTGGAGGAGGTTCAGGGAGGAGAGGCAACAGACGAAGCTCTCTTCCTCCGAGGAGGGGAGCATGATCTCCGTGCAGAGGTTGCTGGCCCAGATGGTCTTGCCGAGGGTTTTGAAGACCTCGGGGGCCTTTTGGTTGGCGTTGTCCCGGAAGAAGAGGTAGGGGATGCCCACCTCGGCCCGGCTCTTCAGGACCTTGGCCCAGCGGGCCCGCTTCTCCCCGTCCCCGGCGATCATCTCCTCAAGCCAGCGGTCCCCCACGCTCACCCCCCAGAAGAGGGACTGAACCGGGGAGTGCTCCCGCTGGATGGAAAGCCACTCCTCGAGGTCAGGGTGCTCTATGTCCAGGTAGGCGGCGCACTGGCCCCTGCGGGTGGAGCCCTGGTTGAAGACCTCGATCACCCGGTCAAAGAGGGAGGCGAAGGCAAACGAGCCGTTGCTCTCCCCGTTGTCCCGGATGGGGGCCCCCCGTGGGCGGAGCCTTCCCAGGTAGAGGG
It contains:
- a CDS encoding single-stranded DNA-binding protein; translated protein: MKAILKAYLARKPELVYTNQGVAIWKTSVAVQGRRKEDEAVFLEVLALGGLAEALAEMDPPKGTYAHLEGRLQTETYEGKDGKKTRLTLVLDDFALLVRPKKAEGAEGTPSEDLF
- a CDS encoding ribonucleoside-diphosphate reductase subunit alpha; translation: MTKTKRTYEPWYWANEHTRLYMRRGYLLPGVSVEERVREIAQRAEALTKVEGFGRKFQEYVARGWYSLATPIWANYGLRRGLPISCYGTYVEDDTASILRAVAEVGMMSKQGGGTSLYLGRLRPRGAPIRDNGESNGSFAFASLFDRVIEVFNQGSTRRGQCAAYLDIEHPDLEEWLSIQREHSPVQSLFWGVSVGDRWLEEMIAGDGEKRARWAKVLKSRAEVGIPYLFFRDNANQKAPEVFKTLGKTIWASNLCTEIMLPSSEEESFVCCLSSLNLLHYEEWKDTDAVETLVIFLDSVLDDFIEKAEGIPYMERAVRFAKRYRAIGLGVLGWHSYLQSQRIPLESPEAFRRNAEIFKTIRERAEEASRWLRKRHPEDELAGVGELKERRNATLLAIAPTKSSAFILGQVSPSIEPYTSNYYLKDLQKARVPFKNPFLEEVLREKGKDEEKVWRSILEHNGSVQHLDFLTDEEKAVFKTFAEVSQMTLVNLAASRQKHIDQGQSLNLVIHPEAPPKDVNALVLHAWRSGLKALYYQFSQSVAQAYSRDLLLSCQACES